In Pseudorca crassidens isolate mPseCra1 chromosome 16, mPseCra1.hap1, whole genome shotgun sequence, one DNA window encodes the following:
- the FAS gene encoding tumor necrosis factor receptor superfamily member 6 isoform X8 encodes MSEIWVLWPLIFTSIAGPLSKGDNSHVADSNSEMLKLSKNITKRESCGEGLYREHEFCCQPCPPGKRKSDDCKIDGGEPECVLCAEGVEYTDKNHHSFNCRRCRVCDGEHGLEVEKNCTRTQNTKCRCKPNFFCNVSLCEHCNPCTTCEHGIIEKCTPTSNTKCREEVKRRRRNRKNGHQKSIASNTEMMPLNFTVEAKHSLE; translated from the exons ATATTTACCTCCATTGCTGGACCATTGTCTAAAGGTGATAATTCCCATGTGGCTGATAGCAACTCTGAGATGCTGAAATTGAGTAAGAATATTACTAAAAGGGAGAGCTGCGGTGAAGGCCTGTATCGTGAGCACGAATTTTGTTGTCAGCCGTGTCCTCCTG GCAAACGGAAAAGTGATGATTGCAAAATTGATGGAGGTGAACCAGAATGTGTACTCTGTGCAGAGGGGGTGGAGTACACAGACAAGAACCATCATTCTTTTAACTGCAGAAGATGTAGAGTTTGTGATGGAGAACATG GCCTAGAAGTGGAAAAAAACTGTACCCGGACCCAGAATACCAAGTGCAGATGTAAACCAAACTTTTTTTGTAACGTATCTCTGTGCGAACACTGTAACCCTTGTACCAC gtGTGAACATGGAATCATTGAGAAATGCACACCAACCAGCAACACCAAATGCAGAGAAG AGGTGAAAAGACGGCGCAGGAATAGAAAGAATGGTCACCAGAAATCTATCGCCTCAAATACT gaaATGATGCCACTGAATTTCACAG tagagGCCAAGCACAGCCTGGAGTAG
- the FAS gene encoding tumor necrosis factor receptor superfamily member 6 isoform X7, with protein sequence MSEIWVLWPLIFTSIAGPLSKGDNSHVADSNSEMLKLSKNITKRESCGEGLYREHEFCCQPCPPGKRKSDDCKIDGGEPECVLCAEGVEYTDKNHHSFNCRRCRVCDGEHGLEVEKNCTRTQNTKCRCKPNFFCNVSLCEHCNPCTTCEHGIIEKCTPTSNTKCREVFQSTGSRSNLHGLWALLIPILILIPALLLYRKVKRRRRNRKNGHQKSIASNTEMMPLNFTVEAKHSLE encoded by the exons ATATTTACCTCCATTGCTGGACCATTGTCTAAAGGTGATAATTCCCATGTGGCTGATAGCAACTCTGAGATGCTGAAATTGAGTAAGAATATTACTAAAAGGGAGAGCTGCGGTGAAGGCCTGTATCGTGAGCACGAATTTTGTTGTCAGCCGTGTCCTCCTG GCAAACGGAAAAGTGATGATTGCAAAATTGATGGAGGTGAACCAGAATGTGTACTCTGTGCAGAGGGGGTGGAGTACACAGACAAGAACCATCATTCTTTTAACTGCAGAAGATGTAGAGTTTGTGATGGAGAACATG GCCTAGAAGTGGAAAAAAACTGTACCCGGACCCAGAATACCAAGTGCAGATGTAAACCAAACTTTTTTTGTAACGTATCTCTGTGCGAACACTGTAACCCTTGTACCAC gtGTGAACATGGAATCATTGAGAAATGCACACCAACCAGCAACACCAAATGCAGAGAAG TGTTCCAATCTACAGGATCCAGATCTAACTTACACGGTTTATGGGCCCTCCTGATCCCCATCCTGATCCTCATACCTGCACTACTACTATACAGGA AGGTGAAAAGACGGCGCAGGAATAGAAAGAATGGTCACCAGAAATCTATCGCCTCAAATACT gaaATGATGCCACTGAATTTCACAG tagagGCCAAGCACAGCCTGGAGTAG
- the FAS gene encoding tumor necrosis factor receptor superfamily member 6 isoform X5 — protein sequence MSEIWVLWPLIFTSIAGPLSKGDNSHVADSNSEMLKLSKNITKRESCGEGLYREHEFCCQPCPPGKRKSDDCKIDGGEPECVLCAEGVEYTDKNHHSFNCRRCRVCDGEHGLEVEKNCTRTQNTKCRCKPNFFCNVSLCEHCNPCTTCEHGIIEKCTPTSNTKCREEVKRRRRNRKNGHQKSIASNTEMMPLNFTDIDLGKHIISIAEQMKITEVKEFVRKNGMEETKIDEIKHDNPQDTAEQKVQLLRNWYQSHGKKDAYCTLIKSLRKAKLHALAEKIQDIVQKDIASEHENADLQNENESLA from the exons ATATTTACCTCCATTGCTGGACCATTGTCTAAAGGTGATAATTCCCATGTGGCTGATAGCAACTCTGAGATGCTGAAATTGAGTAAGAATATTACTAAAAGGGAGAGCTGCGGTGAAGGCCTGTATCGTGAGCACGAATTTTGTTGTCAGCCGTGTCCTCCTG GCAAACGGAAAAGTGATGATTGCAAAATTGATGGAGGTGAACCAGAATGTGTACTCTGTGCAGAGGGGGTGGAGTACACAGACAAGAACCATCATTCTTTTAACTGCAGAAGATGTAGAGTTTGTGATGGAGAACATG GCCTAGAAGTGGAAAAAAACTGTACCCGGACCCAGAATACCAAGTGCAGATGTAAACCAAACTTTTTTTGTAACGTATCTCTGTGCGAACACTGTAACCCTTGTACCAC gtGTGAACATGGAATCATTGAGAAATGCACACCAACCAGCAACACCAAATGCAGAGAAG AGGTGAAAAGACGGCGCAGGAATAGAAAGAATGGTCACCAGAAATCTATCGCCTCAAATACT gaaATGATGCCACTGAATTTCACAG ACATTGACTTGGGAAAACATATCATTAGTATTgctgaacaaatgaaaataactgaagtTAAAGAATTTGTTCGGAAGAATGGTATGGAGGAAACTAAAATAGATGAGATCAAGCACGACAATCCCCAAGATACAGCTGAACAGAAAGTCCAACTGCTCCGTAATTGGTATCAAAGTCATGGGAAGAAAGATGCTTATTGCACTTTGATTAAAAGTCTCAGAAAAGCCAAACTTCATGCCCTTGCAGAGAAAATTCAAGATATAGTCCAGAAGGACATTGCTAGTGAACATGAAAATGCAGacttgcaaaatgaaaatgaaagcttgGCTTAA
- the FAS gene encoding tumor necrosis factor receptor superfamily member 6 isoform X4 translates to MSEIWVLWPLIFTSIAGPLSKGDNSHVADSNSEMLKLSKNITKRESCGEGLYREHEFCCQPCPPGKRKSDDCKIDGGEPECVLCAEGVEYTDKNHHSFNCRRCRVCDGEHGLEVEKNCTRTQNTKCRCKPNFFCNVSLCEHCNPCTTCEHGIIEKCTPTSNTKCREEVKRRRRNRKNGHQKSIASNTVKTILYFSDIDLGKHIISIAEQMKITEVKEFVRKNGMEETKIDEIKHDNPQDTAEQKVQLLRNWYQSHGKKDAYCTLIKSLRKAKLHALAEKIQDIVQKDIASEHENADLQNENESLA, encoded by the exons ATATTTACCTCCATTGCTGGACCATTGTCTAAAGGTGATAATTCCCATGTGGCTGATAGCAACTCTGAGATGCTGAAATTGAGTAAGAATATTACTAAAAGGGAGAGCTGCGGTGAAGGCCTGTATCGTGAGCACGAATTTTGTTGTCAGCCGTGTCCTCCTG GCAAACGGAAAAGTGATGATTGCAAAATTGATGGAGGTGAACCAGAATGTGTACTCTGTGCAGAGGGGGTGGAGTACACAGACAAGAACCATCATTCTTTTAACTGCAGAAGATGTAGAGTTTGTGATGGAGAACATG GCCTAGAAGTGGAAAAAAACTGTACCCGGACCCAGAATACCAAGTGCAGATGTAAACCAAACTTTTTTTGTAACGTATCTCTGTGCGAACACTGTAACCCTTGTACCAC gtGTGAACATGGAATCATTGAGAAATGCACACCAACCAGCAACACCAAATGCAGAGAAG AGGTGAAAAGACGGCGCAGGAATAGAAAGAATGGTCACCAGAAATCTATCGCCTCAAATACTGTAA aGACTATTCTGTATTTTTCAGACATTGACTTGGGAAAACATATCATTAGTATTgctgaacaaatgaaaataactgaagtTAAAGAATTTGTTCGGAAGAATGGTATGGAGGAAACTAAAATAGATGAGATCAAGCACGACAATCCCCAAGATACAGCTGAACAGAAAGTCCAACTGCTCCGTAATTGGTATCAAAGTCATGGGAAGAAAGATGCTTATTGCACTTTGATTAAAAGTCTCAGAAAAGCCAAACTTCATGCCCTTGCAGAGAAAATTCAAGATATAGTCCAGAAGGACATTGCTAGTGAACATGAAAATGCAGacttgcaaaatgaaaatgaaagcttgGCTTAA
- the FAS gene encoding tumor necrosis factor receptor superfamily member 6 isoform X3 encodes MSEIWVLWPLIFTSIAGPLSKGDNSHVADSNSEMLKLSKNITKRESCGEGLYREHEFCCQPCPPGKRKSDDCKIDGGEPECVLCAEGVEYTDKNHHSFNCRRCRVCDGEHGLEVEKNCTRTQNTKCRCKPNFFCNVSLCEHCNPCTTCEHGIIEKCTPTSNTKCREGSRSNLHGLWALLIPILILIPALLLYRKVKRRRRNRKNGHQKSIASNTVKTILYFSDIDLGKHIISIAEQMKITEVKEFVRKNGMEETKIDEIKHDNPQDTAEQKVQLLRNWYQSHGKKDAYCTLIKSLRKAKLHALAEKIQDIVQKDIASEHENADLQNENESLA; translated from the exons ATATTTACCTCCATTGCTGGACCATTGTCTAAAGGTGATAATTCCCATGTGGCTGATAGCAACTCTGAGATGCTGAAATTGAGTAAGAATATTACTAAAAGGGAGAGCTGCGGTGAAGGCCTGTATCGTGAGCACGAATTTTGTTGTCAGCCGTGTCCTCCTG GCAAACGGAAAAGTGATGATTGCAAAATTGATGGAGGTGAACCAGAATGTGTACTCTGTGCAGAGGGGGTGGAGTACACAGACAAGAACCATCATTCTTTTAACTGCAGAAGATGTAGAGTTTGTGATGGAGAACATG GCCTAGAAGTGGAAAAAAACTGTACCCGGACCCAGAATACCAAGTGCAGATGTAAACCAAACTTTTTTTGTAACGTATCTCTGTGCGAACACTGTAACCCTTGTACCAC gtGTGAACATGGAATCATTGAGAAATGCACACCAACCAGCAACACCAAATGCAGAGAAG GATCCAGATCTAACTTACACGGTTTATGGGCCCTCCTGATCCCCATCCTGATCCTCATACCTGCACTACTACTATACAGGA AGGTGAAAAGACGGCGCAGGAATAGAAAGAATGGTCACCAGAAATCTATCGCCTCAAATACTGTAA aGACTATTCTGTATTTTTCAGACATTGACTTGGGAAAACATATCATTAGTATTgctgaacaaatgaaaataactgaagtTAAAGAATTTGTTCGGAAGAATGGTATGGAGGAAACTAAAATAGATGAGATCAAGCACGACAATCCCCAAGATACAGCTGAACAGAAAGTCCAACTGCTCCGTAATTGGTATCAAAGTCATGGGAAGAAAGATGCTTATTGCACTTTGATTAAAAGTCTCAGAAAAGCCAAACTTCATGCCCTTGCAGAGAAAATTCAAGATATAGTCCAGAAGGACATTGCTAGTGAACATGAAAATGCAGacttgcaaaatgaaaatgaaagcttgGCTTAA
- the FAS gene encoding tumor necrosis factor receptor superfamily member 6 isoform X6 has translation MLKLSKNITKRESCGEGLYREHEFCCQPCPPGKRKSDDCKIDGGEPECVLCAEGVEYTDKNHHSFNCRRCRVCDGEHGLEVEKNCTRTQNTKCRCKPNFFCNVSLCEHCNPCTTCEHGIIEKCTPTSNTKCREVFQSTGSRSNLHGLWALLIPILILIPALLLYRKVKRRRRNRKNGHQKSIASNTVKTILYFSDIDLGKHIISIAEQMKITEVKEFVRKNGMEETKIDEIKHDNPQDTAEQKVQLLRNWYQSHGKKDAYCTLIKSLRKAKLHALAEKIQDIVQKDIASEHENADLQNENESLA, from the exons ATGCTGAAATTGAGTAAGAATATTACTAAAAGGGAGAGCTGCGGTGAAGGCCTGTATCGTGAGCACGAATTTTGTTGTCAGCCGTGTCCTCCTG GCAAACGGAAAAGTGATGATTGCAAAATTGATGGAGGTGAACCAGAATGTGTACTCTGTGCAGAGGGGGTGGAGTACACAGACAAGAACCATCATTCTTTTAACTGCAGAAGATGTAGAGTTTGTGATGGAGAACATG GCCTAGAAGTGGAAAAAAACTGTACCCGGACCCAGAATACCAAGTGCAGATGTAAACCAAACTTTTTTTGTAACGTATCTCTGTGCGAACACTGTAACCCTTGTACCAC gtGTGAACATGGAATCATTGAGAAATGCACACCAACCAGCAACACCAAATGCAGAGAAG TGTTCCAATCTACAGGATCCAGATCTAACTTACACGGTTTATGGGCCCTCCTGATCCCCATCCTGATCCTCATACCTGCACTACTACTATACAGGA AGGTGAAAAGACGGCGCAGGAATAGAAAGAATGGTCACCAGAAATCTATCGCCTCAAATACTGTAA aGACTATTCTGTATTTTTCAGACATTGACTTGGGAAAACATATCATTAGTATTgctgaacaaatgaaaataactgaagtTAAAGAATTTGTTCGGAAGAATGGTATGGAGGAAACTAAAATAGATGAGATCAAGCACGACAATCCCCAAGATACAGCTGAACAGAAAGTCCAACTGCTCCGTAATTGGTATCAAAGTCATGGGAAGAAAGATGCTTATTGCACTTTGATTAAAAGTCTCAGAAAAGCCAAACTTCATGCCCTTGCAGAGAAAATTCAAGATATAGTCCAGAAGGACATTGCTAGTGAACATGAAAATGCAGacttgcaaaatgaaaatgaaagcttgGCTTAA
- the FAS gene encoding tumor necrosis factor receptor superfamily member 6 isoform X2 — MSEIWVLWPLIFTSIAGPLSKGDNSHVADSNSEMLKLSKNITKRESCGEGLYREHEFCCQPCPPGKRKSDDCKIDGGEPECVLCAEGVEYTDKNHHSFNCRRCRVCDGEHGLEVEKNCTRTQNTKCRCKPNFFCNVSLCEHCNPCTTCEHGIIEKCTPTSNTKCREVFQSTGSRSNLHGLWALLIPILILIPALLLYRKVKRRRRNRKNGHQKSIASNTEMMPLNFTDIDLGKHIISIAEQMKITEVKEFVRKNGMEETKIDEIKHDNPQDTAEQKVQLLRNWYQSHGKKDAYCTLIKSLRKAKLHALAEKIQDIVQKDIASEHENADLQNENESLA, encoded by the exons ATATTTACCTCCATTGCTGGACCATTGTCTAAAGGTGATAATTCCCATGTGGCTGATAGCAACTCTGAGATGCTGAAATTGAGTAAGAATATTACTAAAAGGGAGAGCTGCGGTGAAGGCCTGTATCGTGAGCACGAATTTTGTTGTCAGCCGTGTCCTCCTG GCAAACGGAAAAGTGATGATTGCAAAATTGATGGAGGTGAACCAGAATGTGTACTCTGTGCAGAGGGGGTGGAGTACACAGACAAGAACCATCATTCTTTTAACTGCAGAAGATGTAGAGTTTGTGATGGAGAACATG GCCTAGAAGTGGAAAAAAACTGTACCCGGACCCAGAATACCAAGTGCAGATGTAAACCAAACTTTTTTTGTAACGTATCTCTGTGCGAACACTGTAACCCTTGTACCAC gtGTGAACATGGAATCATTGAGAAATGCACACCAACCAGCAACACCAAATGCAGAGAAG TGTTCCAATCTACAGGATCCAGATCTAACTTACACGGTTTATGGGCCCTCCTGATCCCCATCCTGATCCTCATACCTGCACTACTACTATACAGGA AGGTGAAAAGACGGCGCAGGAATAGAAAGAATGGTCACCAGAAATCTATCGCCTCAAATACT gaaATGATGCCACTGAATTTCACAG ACATTGACTTGGGAAAACATATCATTAGTATTgctgaacaaatgaaaataactgaagtTAAAGAATTTGTTCGGAAGAATGGTATGGAGGAAACTAAAATAGATGAGATCAAGCACGACAATCCCCAAGATACAGCTGAACAGAAAGTCCAACTGCTCCGTAATTGGTATCAAAGTCATGGGAAGAAAGATGCTTATTGCACTTTGATTAAAAGTCTCAGAAAAGCCAAACTTCATGCCCTTGCAGAGAAAATTCAAGATATAGTCCAGAAGGACATTGCTAGTGAACATGAAAATGCAGacttgcaaaatgaaaatgaaagcttgGCTTAA
- the FAS gene encoding tumor necrosis factor receptor superfamily member 6 isoform X1, producing the protein MSEIWVLWPLIFTSIAGPLSKGDNSHVADSNSEMLKLSKNITKRESCGEGLYREHEFCCQPCPPGKRKSDDCKIDGGEPECVLCAEGVEYTDKNHHSFNCRRCRVCDGEHGLEVEKNCTRTQNTKCRCKPNFFCNVSLCEHCNPCTTCEHGIIEKCTPTSNTKCREVFQSTGSRSNLHGLWALLIPILILIPALLLYRKVKRRRRNRKNGHQKSIASNTVKTILYFSDIDLGKHIISIAEQMKITEVKEFVRKNGMEETKIDEIKHDNPQDTAEQKVQLLRNWYQSHGKKDAYCTLIKSLRKAKLHALAEKIQDIVQKDIASEHENADLQNENESLA; encoded by the exons ATATTTACCTCCATTGCTGGACCATTGTCTAAAGGTGATAATTCCCATGTGGCTGATAGCAACTCTGAGATGCTGAAATTGAGTAAGAATATTACTAAAAGGGAGAGCTGCGGTGAAGGCCTGTATCGTGAGCACGAATTTTGTTGTCAGCCGTGTCCTCCTG GCAAACGGAAAAGTGATGATTGCAAAATTGATGGAGGTGAACCAGAATGTGTACTCTGTGCAGAGGGGGTGGAGTACACAGACAAGAACCATCATTCTTTTAACTGCAGAAGATGTAGAGTTTGTGATGGAGAACATG GCCTAGAAGTGGAAAAAAACTGTACCCGGACCCAGAATACCAAGTGCAGATGTAAACCAAACTTTTTTTGTAACGTATCTCTGTGCGAACACTGTAACCCTTGTACCAC gtGTGAACATGGAATCATTGAGAAATGCACACCAACCAGCAACACCAAATGCAGAGAAG TGTTCCAATCTACAGGATCCAGATCTAACTTACACGGTTTATGGGCCCTCCTGATCCCCATCCTGATCCTCATACCTGCACTACTACTATACAGGA AGGTGAAAAGACGGCGCAGGAATAGAAAGAATGGTCACCAGAAATCTATCGCCTCAAATACTGTAA aGACTATTCTGTATTTTTCAGACATTGACTTGGGAAAACATATCATTAGTATTgctgaacaaatgaaaataactgaagtTAAAGAATTTGTTCGGAAGAATGGTATGGAGGAAACTAAAATAGATGAGATCAAGCACGACAATCCCCAAGATACAGCTGAACAGAAAGTCCAACTGCTCCGTAATTGGTATCAAAGTCATGGGAAGAAAGATGCTTATTGCACTTTGATTAAAAGTCTCAGAAAAGCCAAACTTCATGCCCTTGCAGAGAAAATTCAAGATATAGTCCAGAAGGACATTGCTAGTGAACATGAAAATGCAGacttgcaaaatgaaaatgaaagcttgGCTTAA